A DNA window from Pogona vitticeps strain Pit_001003342236 chromosome 2, PviZW2.1, whole genome shotgun sequence contains the following coding sequences:
- the MXRA7 gene encoding matrix-remodeling-associated protein 7 isoform X1 — MLPGRGRNLDNLIPCKMTKRKNLEPPDPKKAPCNSSLLKALEAVVAAGRSGLLGPAAAAAAADIPEVGLGAANGADPQGAPNPIPCLSATEEEEEEKPATTTTVSVEPSSVITVAPSSQDTGSLQPVLNDVWICGNSVILTSKKRAESKLHGLQLDIPPLRAHVYWHGVQAMRWEDILPLLHEIYHLRSPPSIIIIHVGEDDLLPGNHTSFLMAMKNDMGILRRALPSVIIIWSSLLPKPVWGKDQKPEEMEKIRKHVNIKMVSHCNKIGVHCLPHNLITSEKTGLFLPDLNDLSDAGADIFISDLKKILRYFSFLWVDEKKLKKYV; from the exons ATGTTACCCGGCCGAGGGCGCAACCTCGACAATCTTATCCCCTGCAAGATGACGAAGAGGAAAAATCTCGAGCCCCCGGACCCGAAGAAAGCGCCCTGCAACTCGTCCCTCTTGAAAGCTTTGGAGGCCGTTGTAGCCGCCGGGAGAAGCGGCCTCCTCGGCCCGgcagccgcggcggcggcggcagacaTCCCGGAGGTGGGCTTAGGCGCCGCCAACGGAGCGGATCCGCAGGGCGCTCCCAACCCTATTCCTTGCCTCTCGgccaccgaggaggaggaggaggagaagccggcGACGACGACGACGGTCAGCGTGGAACCGTCCTCCGTGATAACGGTAGCGCCATCATCACAAG ATACTGGGAGCCTGCAACCTGTTCTAAACGACGTCTGGATATGTGGCAATTCTGTAATTTTGACTTCAAAGAAAAGAGCAGAAAGTAAACTACATGGATTGCAGCTGGACATCCCACCTTTAAGGGCACATGTGTATTGGCATGGGGTACAGGCAATGAGGTGGGAAGATATCTTGCCTCTTCTGCATGAGATTTATCATCTCCGCTCTCCTCCGTCCATTATAATAATTCATGTTGGAGAAGATGACCTGCTGCCTGGTAATCATACTTCATTTCTTATGGCAATGAAAAATGACATGGGCATTCTTAGAAGAGCACTCCCCAGTGTTATTATAATTTGGTCTTCATTGTTGCCAAAACCTGTTTGGGGAAAAGACCAAAAgcctgaagaaatggaaaaaatacgAAAGCATGTTAACATAAAAATGGTATCCCATTGTAATAAAATTGGTGTGCACTGTCTGCCACATAATTTAATTACCTCTGAGAAAACAGGCTTGTTTTTGCCTGATCTCAATGACCTATCTGATGCAGGAGCTGATATCTTCATATCAGATCTGAAAAAAATCTTAAGGTACTTTAGTTTTTTATGGGTAGATGAGAAAAAGTTGAAAAAATATGTATAG